From one Lolium rigidum isolate FL_2022 chromosome 4, APGP_CSIRO_Lrig_0.1, whole genome shotgun sequence genomic stretch:
- the LOC124708786 gene encoding NEP1-interacting protein-like 1 — MDTSASPGPSSASSAPEPRHSAGAGECPGYWSVACELACKVLCAVLTCAFAAVGSVVGAVAGSVIGLATESGVVRGAGIGAISGAVFSIEVAESSRDLWHSTDSAVWSLLYMVDIIFSLLSGRLVREKVGPAVQSAVQSQISARSSSSAEEPSDLFETGGAARGLPAHALRRLPEIKVAADTAVDAAGDALCCSVCLQDMQVGEAARRLPGCRHVFHAPCIDRWLLRQASCPLCRRDI, encoded by the exons ATGGACACGTCGGCGTCTCCTGGTCCCAGCTCAGCCTCATCCGCGCCGGAGCCTCGGCACTCGGCCGGCGCCGGCGAATGCCCCGGGTATTGGTCAGTGGCGTGCGAGCTGGCCTGCAAGGTCCTCTGCGCCGTGCTGACGTGCGCCTTCGCCGCGGTCGGGTCCGTGGTGGGCGCCGTGGCGGGGTCGGTGATCGGGCTGGCCACGGAGAGCGGCGTGGTGCGCGGCGCCGGCATCGGCGCCATCTCCGGCGCCGTCTTCTCCATCGAGGTCGCCGAGTCGTCCAGGGACCTCTGGCACTCCACCGACTCCGCCGTCTGGAGCCTCCTCTACATG GTGGACATCATCTTCAGCCTCCTGAGCGGGAGGCTGGTCCGCGAGAAGGTGGGCCCGGCGGTGCAGAGCGCAGTGCAGAGTCAG ATCAGCGCCCGCAGCTCGTCGTCCGCGGAGGAGCCCAGCGACCTGTTCGAGACCGGCGGCGCCGCGAGAGGGCTGCCGGCGCACGCGCTCCGGCGGCTGCCGGAGATCAAGGTCGCCGCTGACACCGCGGTCGACGCGGCCGGGGACGCGCTGTGCTGCTCGGTGTGCCTGCAGGACATGCAGGTGGGCGAGGCCGCGAGGCGGCTGCCCGGCTGCCGGCACGTCTTCCACGCGCCATGCATCGACCGCTGGCTCCTCAGGCAAGCCTCCTGCCCGCTCTGCCGGCGAGACATCTGA